The following nucleotide sequence is from Zea mays cultivar B73 chromosome 1, Zm-B73-REFERENCE-NAM-5.0, whole genome shotgun sequence.
ACGTGCTAGTCGTCGTGCTATATCAAACGGGATATCTACAAGAAAAGATAGGGCCAAATGATGTGCCTAGCTACTAGCTCCCTCGTGCACGACAACCAATATTAAATTAAAGGCCCTGCATGCGCAATGCAATACGTCCGTCCGTATACTGATATATACTCCCTCTATTTTGGTATAAGTGTACTTTTAAAATCTATTTCTAGAGTTTAGGATATGTTCTAAAATAATATATATCTCTAAACATAAGATAAAATAAAACTAACTCCAGTTTTTTTTATCGAATTGTAGTGATTATATTTTTACAGGAGGGCATGTATATATAATGTCTAACTAATATTATTCTTTGTACTGTTTTTTTAAATCAAAACTGATAGAAGTTCCTTTTATATCTTGAAACCGAAAGAGTACGTGTGGAGACTGAAAATGGTGTCAGGTTTGTCGGGTCCCATGCTGCGTCGATCGAGTGGATTTGGATTGCGAGACTTTCTCCGCCCCGATCGGATCAGAGCTTCCACACCACAAGTTCTCACCGAGTCACCGACAAATTAAAGCAGCTTTCTTATATGTGCTTTGTTTGCTCCTGCGTCGATTCTAAGCAACCTAATTAACCTGTTTTCGTGTAAGAATAAAGCGATCCGTATTTTTTCTTAATAAAATGTGTACTTAAACTAGCCACCACCGCATGCATACGTACTGCTGACTTATCTATATGACTGTATGTGTCAAGCATTTCGATCGATGCCAGGGCTCAGGACACAGTGGCAGGCGGCATAAACCTTCTGGGAGAGGAGAAGATTGGTCACACATTTTGACTTTCAATTTATCTGTCACGAGCCCGCTGACAGCTACGGGTCTGCAGTGGCAAAACGCATCGCTTTGGTACACCGGCGATGACGATTGAGAGTATTGACGAAGTGGTACGTTGCTGAGGACACGGGACTACTTTCGTATACACCGGACAACGGTTGTCATCTATTTGCAGCTCATTCACTTGATGGCGTACTTACGTGTCCTATGAGGTCACCATGAGTGGGTGTTAGATTTGTAGGAATTAATTTATATAGTCTAtctattttatttcattttagtctCTATAAATTATTAAATACGTACATTAAAATGGTAATTTATAAAGTAAAATAGAATAAAACAAAGGGACAGAAAAATAGTCTCAAGAAACCAAACACCTTATAATACTAATGGCTTCGATGACGACCACAACTAAAAGACAGAATTACTTCTACACAGGCTATTTTGTTTGGGCCGTCTCTACAATGCCACATAGAATAATTGATCTTTATAAACATGTTCTTAGACAAAGTTTGCTATCTAGCCACCTTTTATAATTAACTCTACCGAGACGGTTAGGTAGCAAGTCGTCTCTGGTTTTTGTAACATGTGGTATATAACCGGCCTCACTCATTTCGCCTCTACCTATCTCAAATCCTTACACACACCACCTTCTCGACTCCAGATCGAAAAAGGTTTATGTAGGCCTAGAGAGGTGAATAGGCTTGTCTAAAATCAAACTTAATGCAACGATGTAAGGGGTGGTTAGCGACTACTTCTCCTAACTTATGTCCTCAACTTGTGCCAGTGTTGTCCATATTTACTTTTGAATATGATAATTCTAGCTCTGAGTCATGGATTCGCTTACTTCATCGTCCCATCAAACTTTCAGATGTATTCTTTGGACTCGGCGTTTGTGGGCCTACTGGTTAGTTCTTGAATCTAACATCTTAGATTAAATATCTAAATTTTGTTTGTCTATCGTAGAGTTTGTGGCCGTtccgagctcgagccggctcgcgagcctccagCTTATTTTCCAGCCCTATCCGGGGGCCTGAATCCTAGCTGGGGGATCCAGGCCGTGCCCCTCCAACCTGGAGCCTCGAGCTAGCCTCCTCCTTTTTATAGGCCAAGAGGGGGTCGGCCAATGGTGGCTTGCGGTGGTTTCCTCAAGACGAAGCCATCGGACGACGGTAAAACCGAGTGTTCTACCATGGGGGTAAAGGCACACATCTCGTGGTCGCTTGGCTGTGTCGTACTCTTTATGGAGGGTGGCGCGGGGAGCATGGGGCTCGAGCGCCATCATGCGGGCTATGTCGACTCCTGGCCTTCGTAGCCTAGGGGTTGGCGCAGTTCGCCGCGATGTGCCCTACAAGAGGTCTGCGCACTCAGGCCAAGTCCTGATAGGTCATGTGTGCATTGTAGGTCAGGGGGTGCTTGGGCCATAAATGGGCCACAGTCTGAGGGGTTCGTAGGTCATGTGTGCTCTATGGTCTGAGTGGCTCATAGGCTATAAGTGGGAGGCGGACCGACGCCTCCGTTGTGGCTCGACGCTAGACACAACTAATGCAGCCGGTCACTTATGACGAGTCGGTCTCGGGCCAGGCAAGGGACCCACTCGTGTGGTTTCCCTTCAGCACGCCTGCCCCCCGTGCTTGGTGCCACGGGGCTCATCGGGGGCGGGTTCCTCCAGGACAGACACTACCTGGAGGATCGACGACCCCTAGTTGCTAGTGGCTTTCCCCGGACGTGCTCGCTGATCGATGGGTCCCAGGGACCAGGGATCTTGTCTCTGACAACTATTTACAACCTTTTTGAAGCTCTACGGATGATCTATCTAGTGCATCATATTGATGCACACTAGACACGTAAGTGCTTCACCTATTCTGAATCTCAATAGGGAATTCCCTTGTTCGATGCCCCATATCCGGTGCTACTACCAACTCGCTTGTTCTGATTACTTTTTGAGTTAGATTTTGTTTCAGATTTCCCATATGTTCTTATGTGTTTACCTAGTACTAGTCATCATAAAGTCGACATCACCACTCTTAACTAAACCTACCTAGGTCTAGCCACACATTCATACCCCTGTCTAGTGTGTCAAAAGAAAAAATAAATGTCCTATCACTATTCTAAGTGTCCAACAACTCAATTAATACTTAAAACTAGTCGATCCTTAActttatcatttatcctttgaaaCCCGATAATTATGAAAGGAACATGACACATAAGAGCGGGTAAATTAGGCAATCTAATTTCTCTCTAAACTATATCCTGTATTTTTCTTATAGTCAAAACCTATGCATGGAATACTTTATGTTATGTGCAACTACGATGTTGACTAAGTGTCAATATCTCTTTTGCAAAGAGATGTGTGATTTAGATTCCAAACATATTTACTAGCCTATAGCTAAGCTAGGATGGTAAAGCAAGACATTATTGATTGGTGTGATTCCACGAGCCATCTCCACCAACTGCTACATTCAAGCTTGCCTCCATCACTTTAGCCGATAGACCCAATATCGCCCATAGACCCAGTATTACCTCTTCCATCACTTACGACAACAAATGACCAGTGAGCTATATAAGCGAGTCATTCGATACAGGTCACAACACATCTCCCACTTTACTAGTTCTTTATTTGTTGCTTCTAAACCTAGAAGTAAATATCGATATACTTGATTTTGACAAATCCAGTGGGACCTCTTTACCTCACAGAATTCACTGTAAAATAGTAACAGTAAACTATAATGTATATTTTTGTGCTCTTTCGATTAATAAGTCGCAGCTTATTCTGTCGTATTAGCCAACCTTCTAGCAAggagccgcgagaagccaaggcagAGCACGGTCGAACTGGGAACTGGGTTACCGGACACACTGATGAGAAAAAGTTTTTTCGACGAAAATACGGAACATTGTAAGGCTAGATTTCTTTCTTCTTTCGCAGCCCATGCGGCCCAACTCAACGCATTGCGAGAACAGGCCCGCCGCCACGCCGCCCAGGTAGGTTTTGTTTGGGATCTCACCATTTCTTCCTTGTCTCTGTCTCAACACGGCGCCGCCGCTTCTGCCGCCGGGAGCCGAGCCCAAGCCTAAGCGAAAGCCATGGCGATTGGTTCTCTGATCGCCTCTACTTTCGCCAGATCTAGCCATGCCCTCCCCGCTGCcgccgcttcggccatctctcagGTGCCACCTcccccctcccccctccccctcttCCGCGTCGTTGGTTGTTCGTGTGTCGATGTTGATCTGTCCAATTTGTATGTTCCACCGTGTGGTCTGATCAGGCTCCCAGATCCCAGCACACCGCATCTCCTCTACTCTCCGGCCTTGGAGCAGCGGCTCGTGCTTTCAGGTAAATATATAACTACTAGGATACAACTACTAGGAGTACAAGCTTAGTATGTATGCGGATCATCACCAACGCTAGATTGTGCTTCTATGCCAACCATTGCTTGTTGAGTGTTGAATTGTATGTGTTTGCTGCTGTGTGCAGCTCAAGGGCTCTATGGAAGGGAGCATTCGTTGACGCTTTCCTGTCTAGAATTAAGAAGAACAGAGAAAATATGAATGGCAAGAAGATTTGGTCTCGTAGATCCTCTATTTTGCCGGAATTTGTTGGTTCCTCTGTGCTCATTTACAATGGGAAAACTCATGTCCGGTGCAAGATCACTGAAGGGAAGGTTGGCCATAAATTTGGAGAGTTTGCTTTTACACGGAGACGAAGGCCCCATCGAACAATGACAGGAAAGGGAAATCAAGGAAAGGCAAGAAAGTAAAAGGAGAAATGTGCATGAAAGGTGAGGTTATAATATCACAAGAAATTAATTTAGATATCAGCCGATACTGCGAAAAGTTAACCTGCCTTTTTTTTAGTGTTTTTGGGTAATATCTGAAATTTCAATTAGTTGCGTGTAGGAAAAACATTCCGCTAGCACTAAACTGTGAAGTGAATGATATGTAACTATAGGAGCATATCTTTTATTTATGTGTTTGAAAAGTGTATTAGGAGCTGTGCTTCATGTCAGGGCTAATCTTTGCCGTCAAATCTTTGTAACATGGTTAAGAGATGGTAGACCCGATTTTTGCTGCTTTTATTGTGGTTGGGTAATTGATTTGTCTTACCGATATCTTGCTCAAGTGAGTGTGTGATCTGTGTCGACAAAAGCTGGAACCATCCTCTTTCCGCATGTGTTATCGGCAGCCGTGAAAGATCGCCACATCTAAAGCCACCATCTGTACTGGCACCTTTCGGTATGCACTGAGCAAGAGTGCACCTGTGAAGCAAGCATGCAATGCAATGGACGTTAGGACATCTCATGCCGGTTAGACTGGGGATGCATTTGAGATATGTGACCATGTGACCGTAAATATTATCGAGGGTGTTCTCAATTGCTTATATGAGATATTTACAGAAGCTTGTGTCTTCATTATGATTGCGAAGATTATTAAGCTTACAGGGCAATGCTTCCTTGCCATTTGCTCAGATATTTACCATTCTCTGTTCATAATTTTTCAGGTGGTTTTAAGGATAGCATGATGAGGCAGTAGTTGACGAACAAGAACATGAATAACCAGAAATTATGATCTGGACTGCTTTACTGCTTTTTCTTAGACCAATAATTGCAGGAGAATGTTAGTTCATCTTACTTAAAGATTCGTCCGTGTACTTTGTTCCTATCTACTTCCTGCTTACTTTTGGTGTCATGAGTGAACATTAAACTGATCGTAAGTTATGCTTTAGAGTGATTGTTTCTTGCCACAGTTAGCTGTTCACCTCGTGGCCACTCAAATAGCAGAAGTTCCCGACAAACTGAAGACAATCAATAATACTAATTTATGCAAACAGCTATGATAGACGCCGTATGTTTGAAGGAATTGATAAGTTCATTACGTCAACATCGATACGTTCAGGGATTGTTCAGATATCCA
It contains:
- the LOC100276267 gene encoding uncharacterized LOC100276267, with the protein product MAIGSLIASTFARSSHALPAAAASAISQAPRSQHTASPLLSGLGAAARAFSSRALWKGAFVDAFLSRIKKNRENMNGKKIWSRRSSILPEFVGSSVLIYNGKTHVRCKITEGKVGHKFGEFAFTRRRRPHRTMTGKGNQGKARK